In the genome of Phlebotomus papatasi isolate M1 chromosome 2, Ppap_2.1, whole genome shotgun sequence, one region contains:
- the LOC129800304 gene encoding uncharacterized protein LOC129800304, translated as MSLQSLFRYSDRVELHTFCDASTRVYGVAVYIVTGSGDESCARLLLAKSRVAPLSQLTIPKLELCGATLAAETIAKFTDAVGPDAIHFWTDSTIVLHWIHSPPQSYKVFVAHRVQRIRKHSSPDQWRHVVSEENPADIISRGVSPSQLMDNSLWFEGPEWIRCPERSWPPPFNPTACPEANCFLIKAKEFVFGDLLRMFSSILKVQRIVAYCLRFTYKGPRPLPKTNLAITADEMERALLFLIKMDQQSSLPEVCAQLERSEALSREWKSLQSLALFLDRDGIIRVGGRLKNADEPFSTRHPVLLPRSLLTYRIVRHEHSKQLHAPPTLLLASVRQKFWPIAGRNLAKRVVHDCLKCYLKKPKPLDQLMGDLPDHRVNLYRPFQATGVDFAGPLNMISSATRGARSRKSGTQKVYIAIFVCMATKAAHLELVSSLSTEAFLAAFRRFAARRSTPRHIYSDCGKNFEGAANELIRLFNQEAAQQEIVNRTQDDGITWHFNPPASPHHGGLWEACVKSTKYHLVRATTSSALSYEEFHTILCQIESVLNSRPLCLLSDDPNERDYLTPGHFLVGAPGNAPPDPDLSHIPENRLSYWQHCQRRVQEFGRKWRLHYLNTLQQRPRWKIARENLKVDEVILLLDETREGSKWVLGQVKTIHPGTDGRVRVVSVRTSRGVYKRPITKIARLPQSTEDSSGLHQEAHVQTGEDVGVLV; from the exons ATGTCACTCCAGAGCCTCTTCCGTTACTCTG ATCGTGTTGAGCTTCACACTTTCTGCGATGCCAGTACACGGGTCTATGGAGTTGCAGTGTACATTGTGACTGGCTCCGGAGATGAATCCTGTGCGAGATTGTTGCTTGCCAAGTCCCGAGTAGCTCCATTGAGCCAACTCACTATACCGAAGTTAGAGTTGTGTGGTGCTACCTTAGCAGCTGAAACCATTGCCAAGTTCACTGATGCTGTTGGACCAGATGCAATCCATTTCTGGACTGACTCCACGATTGTCCTGCACTGGATCCACAGCCCTCCACAATCCTACAAGGTATTTGTAGCCCATCGTGTTCAGCGTATCCGGAAACATTCTTCACCTGATCAGTGGCGCCACGTAGTGTCTGAAGAAAATCCTGCAGACATAATTTCTCGTGGTGTCTCTCCTTCACAGCTCATGGACAATAGTTTATGGTTTGAGGGTCCTGAATGGATTAGATGTCCAGAGAGATCATGGCCACCACCCTTCAATCCCACTGCCTGTCCTGAGGCCAATTGTTTTCTGATCAAGGCGAAGGAGTTTGTCTTTGGAGATCTACTTCGAATGTTCTCATCTATTCTCAAAGTCCAACGGATCGTTGCATACTGCCTGAGATTTACCTATAAAGGTCCTCGTCCGCTTCCCAAGACCAATTTAGCCATTACAGCTGACGAGATGGAGAGAGCACTCCTTTTCCTCATTAAGATGGACCAACAAAGCTCTCTTCCGGAGGTTTGTGCTCAGCTGGAAAGGAGTGAGGCGCTCTCACGTGAGTGGAAGTCGCTTCAGAGTCTTGCTCTATTCTTGGATAGAGATGGCATTATCAGAGTTGGTGGAAGACTCAAGAATGCGGATGAGCCCTTCTCGACCAGACACCCAGTATTGCTCCCAAGATCCCTACTCACTTATAGAATCGTGCGTCATGAGCATTCCAAACAGTTGCACGCTCCTCCTACACTCTTATTGGCTTCCGTTCGCCAGAAGTTCTGGCCAATAGCTGGTCGAAATCTTGCCAAGAGAGTTGTGCACGATTGCCTGAAGTGCTACCTGAAGAAGCCCAAACCTTTGGACCAATTAATGGGTGATCTACCCGACCATAGGGTAAATTTGTATCGGCCCTTCCAAGCAACTGGTGTAGACTTCGCCGGCCCGCTCAACATGATCTCTTCCGCGACCCGGGGAGCACGGTCCCGGAAATCTGGAACCCAGAAAGTCTACATTGCCATCTTCGTTTGCATGGCAACGAAGGCAGCACACCTCGAGTTAGTGTCTTCGCTTTCAACGGAAGCATTTCTAGCCGCCTTCAGACGGTTCGCAGCCAGAAGAAGTACTCCTCGACATATCTATTCTGACTGCGGGAAAAATTTCGAGGGTGCTGCAAACGAGCTTATCCGACTCTTCAATCAGGAAGCGGCACAACAGGAGATTGTGAACCGCACTCAGGATGATGGTATCACGTGGCATTTCAATCCTCCTGCCTCTCCCCACCATGGAGGTTTGTGGGAGGCCTGCGTGAAGAGCACCAAGTACCACTTGGTTCGTGCCACGACATCTTCTGCTCTCTCCTATGAAGAGTTCCACACTATTCTATGTCAAATAGAATCCGTCCTAAACAGCCGACCTCTGTGTCTGCTGTCCGATGATCCCAACGAGAGGGACTATCTCACACCTGGCCATTTCTTGGTGGGAGCCCCTGGAAACGCTCCACCGGACCCGGACCTGTCACACATTCCAGAAAATCGTCTCTCATACTGGCAACATTGTCAAAGACGGGTGCAGGAGTTTGGGAGAAAATGGAGACTTCACTACCTCAACACCCTCCAACAAAGACCGCGATGGAAGATCGCTCGAGAGAATTTAAAGGTAGATGAAGTGATCTTACTCCTGGATGAGACGAGAGAGGGTTCGAAGTGGGTGCTCGGACAAGTGAAAACCATCCATCCTGGCACTGACGGCAGGGTGAGAGTGGTCTCAGTGAGGACTTCAAGAGGAGTGTACAAACGTCCAATAACGAAAATCGCCAGACTTCCCCAATCTACAGAAGACTCTTCTGGACTGCACCAGGAGGCGCACGTCCAGACCGGGGAGGATGTTggggttttagtgtaa
- the LOC129803382 gene encoding iodotyrosine deiodinase yields the protein MDLLSQKNLIIEYWQYLLPLFTLGLSILLLNFSRKPNKVVAPQKSVEKDLDPSETESQPRVSDEDLDYDSDALTPALEGILHRPYEGIKNTFPGGIEKFYEMVNDRRSVRKYSTRPVDWKTIEKCIHAAGTGPSGAHTEPWTFCIISDSEIKQQIREIIEQEEYTNYAQRMSRQWTTDLTPLKTNYVKEYLTDAPYLVLVFKQAYSYRADGKKKQHYYNEISVAISVGILLCAFQSAGLNSLVTTPLNCGPALRTLLQRPAQEKLLVLLPVGYAADDCEIPDIHRKPVEDILVKY from the exons ATGGACCTGCTTTCGCAGAAAAATCTTATCATTGAGTACTGGCAATATCTATTGCCTCTTTTTACTCTCGGGCTAAGTAttttgcttttgaatttttcccGGAAACCCAATAAAGTCGTGGCCCCTCAGAAGAGTGTGGAAAAGGATCTGGATCCATCCGAGACGGAATCTCAACCGAGGGTTTCCGATGAAGATCTCGAtt ATGATTCTGATGCTCTAACACCGGCTCTTGAAGGAATTCTCCATCGACCATACGAAGGTATTAAGAATACTTTTCCTGGAGGCATTGAAAAGTTCTACGAGATGGTCAATGATCGGAGGAGTGTGAGAAAGTATAGTACAAGACCTGTTGATTggaaaactattgaaaaatgcATTCATGCAGCAG gcACTGGACCAAGTGGCGCTCACACAGAGCCCTGGACATTCTGCATTATATCAGACAGTGAGATAAAGCAACAAATCCGTGAGATAATTGAGCAGGAAGAGTACACAAACTATGCTCAACGTATGTCACGTCAATGGACAACGGATCTTACGCCCCTGAAGACAAATTACGTAAAGGAATATCTCACGGATGCGCCATATCTCGTCCTGGTTTTCAAGCAAGCCTACAGCTATCGTGCTGATGGCAAGAAGAAACAGCACTACTACAATGAGATCTCCGTGGCTATTTCGGTAGGAATCCTTCTGTGTGCCTTTCAAAGTGCTGGACTTAATTCTCTGGTGACCACTCCCCTCAATTGTGGTCCCGCTCTAAGGACTCTTCTACAACGGCCTGCACAAGAAAAACTTCTTGTACTTCTGCCAGTTGGCTATGCTGCTGACGACTGTGAGATTCCAGACATTCACAGGAAACCCGTAGAAGACATTCtcgtgaagtactaa
- the LOC129803383 gene encoding STING ER exit protein, which yields MPKVVSRSIVCSDSKDQEEYNETKPLNIYYCLCGMMSLILDCNIEKLPLRQEDGARVIDGAHHAHKITSIPDETTYIRRPKGIERQFRMKCKRCSLPLYYRHSTSSNVTFIFRGALVSSRVASENTTIGNSFDVYQQVAQTAPRKIMVTKHTKNMGKFSSVTVSTIDEEEDEIEAREIADSYANNARIIEKQLQRKSGKGAECPQKVDNEAGPSQSKKPRGTLIDK from the exons ATGCCAAAAGTAGTCTCAAGGAGTATTGTTTGCTCTGACTCCAAGGATCAAGAAGAATACAATGAGACAAAGCCACTGAATATCTACTATTGCTTGTGTGGAATGATGTCCTTGATTTTAG ACTGCAATATCGAAAAGCTTCCCCTACGTCAGGAAGATGGGGCAAGAGTTATTGATGGAGCTCATCATGCCCATAAAATTACAAGTATCCCAGATGAAACAACTTATATTCGGAGGCCGAAGGGAATTGAACGGCAGTTCCGAATGAAATGCAAACGTTGCTCCCTGCCACTCTACTATCGTCACAGCACCAGCAGCAATGTGACATTCATTTTCCGGGGAGCTCTTGTGTCTTCTCGGGTAGCATCGGAAAATACAACAATTGGAAATTCCTTCGATGTTTACCAGCAAGTAGCTCAGACAGCTCCACGTAAAATCATGGTTACGAAACACACGAAGAACATGGGCAAGTTTAGCTCAGTAACAGTGTCGACAATTGATGAGGAAGAGGATGAAATTGAAGCA CGTGAAATTGCCGACAGTTATGCGAATAATGCGAGAATAATTGAGAAGCAATTGCAGAGAAAATCTGGCAAAGGAGCAGAATGCCCGCAGAAAGTTGATAATGAAGCTGGGCCAAGTCAGAGCAAAAAACCCCGTGGAACTCTTATCGATAAATAA